The sequence TATATTCTTCCCCAGATCCTTAAACAACTCCTCCACCGTCTGTATAATCTTCTTTCCCCCGGGATGAAATATAAAATGCTGGATCTCATCTATCGTAAACCCATTCCTTGCCAAAAAAGGATGTATGATCTCAGGAAAATGCGCCGCTATCTGATTGGGTACTTCTACATCCAACACCATTTGCAAACCCGTATTCGTCAAACGAAATCCCATCAGGTGTTCTGCCTCATAAAAATGATACATCTCCTCCCCTAATATCTCCGGCCCCTCATCATCAGGATGAGAAGACAATATCACACAAGCCGCCCCATCTCCAAAGATCGCCGCACTTACAATATTCGGCATGGAAAAATCTTCCAGCTGAAAAGTAGCCGTAGGCGACTCTACCGCAATAACCGCCGCACGCTTACCCGGATTTGCCTGCAAAAATTTCTTGGCGTAAATCATTCCGGAGATCCCTGCCGCACAGCCCATTTCCGTTACGGGAAGTCGTATAATATCCTGTTTTAATTGCAACGCATTGATCAGGTAAGCATCCAGCGAAGGAATCATGATACCCGTACAACTCACTGTAATAATGTAATCCAATGACTGAGGCGATAAACCCGCCTTAGCCAGCGCCCCTTCCAGACATTCCTTTCCCAGTTTGATCACTTCTCTGACATACAGATCATTCTTCTCCTCAAAACTGGTTTTGCTAAACACATCTTCCGGCCCCATAATAGAATATCGCCTCTCCACCGCCGCATTCTCAAAGATCTTCTTCACCTTCCTGGCAAATCGCTCCTCCTGCCCGGACAACCAAATATCCAGGAAAGGCATAATTTCTTCTGTAGTACGGGTATATGGTGGCAAAGCCTTTGCTACCGACTGAATTTTTACACTCATAATTTTGATATTATCCACTGGTAGCGGTAAGCCCATTTCCACCTGAGGGTATATTGAACGATATTTAACGATGTTGCCAGCGCGATCAGCTCCTTTCTTTTAAAACCACGCAGTATAGAAATGCGTCCATCCTCCTTTGCCATCGGCCCCAATCCCCACACAAAACTAAACAGACAAAACAGGTAATAAGCTACTTTACTACGATGCAGGTCATTGATCACTATCCCTATCCTTGCATTGCGCTGTAACAGTTGCAATAAGTTTTTTATTGCTGCCTCGCTAAAATGATGTAAGGTCAATGTGCACAATACAATATCATATTCACTGTAAGTAAATTCTTCAGAAAAGATATCTGTACAATGATAACTAATTTCAGGATAACCTGCGGACAATGTAATGGCATGTTCTATGGTAAAACGGTTTGCATCGATCCCCCTCAGCTGTACAGAGCGGCCTTTTTTGCGCGCCCAATCTGCCAGTATACGCAACATATCTCCATTCCCACAACCTACATCTGTTATACTAACGGTATTGCTTATAGGAATGGATTGCAGTAACCGATTTACTCCCTGAACTGTAATACGGTTACCTCCAAGTAACTGGTTGATCCCTGCTATTTCATCAAGTGTTTGTCGCAGGCTGTCTCCTTCCATCTGGAAGTCGTCCATGCTCTCAGGTGCGGATGTTCTTTGACTGGTATTGATCATTAATTTTTTGTACTACACTGTTAACGGCTTTCCATGCGTTTGCCTGATGATGAATGGCAATAATGCAGGCATTGCAACCACTGTTCTCATGCTCATTCCGGAAAGCCATGGATGCGTGAATATAGATGAAAGCAAGCTACCGGCCTTCATACGTTTAGCGAACTGCTGATTCCACTGCCGCGTATATTCTTTTTCCAATATCGCCCTCGGCTGCCCCTGTAAAATTTGCTGAGCCGCCAGCTGGGCACTACTTATCGCCATCGCCATACCATTGCCA is a genomic window of Chitinophaga sp. LS1 containing:
- a CDS encoding type III polyketide synthase; translation: MSVKIQSVAKALPPYTRTTEEIMPFLDIWLSGQEERFARKVKKIFENAAVERRYSIMGPEDVFSKTSFEEKNDLYVREVIKLGKECLEGALAKAGLSPQSLDYIITVSCTGIMIPSLDAYLINALQLKQDIIRLPVTEMGCAAGISGMIYAKKFLQANPGKRAAVIAVESPTATFQLEDFSMPNIVSAAIFGDGAACVILSSHPDDEGPEILGEEMYHFYEAEHLMGFRLTNTGLQMVLDVEVPNQIAAHFPEIIHPFLARNGFTIDEIQHFIFHPGGKKIIQTVEELFKDLGKNIDDTKEVLRAYGNMSSATVLYVLERFMDRKVPEGEKGLMLSFGPGFSAQRILLQW
- a CDS encoding methyltransferase domain-containing protein, whose protein sequence is MINTSQRTSAPESMDDFQMEGDSLRQTLDEIAGINQLLGGNRITVQGVNRLLQSIPISNTVSITDVGCGNGDMLRILADWARKKGRSVQLRGIDANRFTIEHAITLSAGYPEISYHCTDIFSEEFTYSEYDIVLCTLTLHHFSEAAIKNLLQLLQRNARIGIVINDLHRSKVAYYLFCLFSFVWGLGPMAKEDGRISILRGFKRKELIALATSLNIVQYTLRWKWAYRYQWIISKL